Proteins encoded within one genomic window of Acidicapsa ligni:
- the queA gene encoding tRNA preQ1(34) S-adenosylmethionine ribosyltransferase-isomerase QueA — translation MSNPQNNPSPEKGSRVADYDFDLPEDQIAQQPPAERGTSRMLVLDRASGAHTDSSFATLPSLLQPGDVLVLNDSRVIPARLYAQRATSRGKQQPTGQIEVLLTSPDAAGNWNTLVRPGRKVRVGDQLEFSSAKGEVVLRAEVLHRDEFGERLLRFEPVQDFFAAIDEIGHMPLPPYIHRDDANADRERYQTVFAAERGSVAAPTAGLHFTPTVLQSLESKGVEIAKVTLHVGLGTFAPLRVENLDEIHLHRERYTLSTNAADALNRAHQEGRRIVAVGTTAVRTLEHCAEAANGAPLVAHTGETAIFISPGFQFRLVGGLLTNFHLPQSSLLMLVSAFAGREKVLAAYRHAVAERYRFFSYGDCMFIA, via the coding sequence GTGAGCAACCCTCAGAACAATCCATCGCCGGAAAAGGGCTCACGAGTCGCGGATTATGATTTCGATCTCCCTGAAGATCAGATCGCGCAGCAGCCCCCCGCAGAGCGCGGTACAAGCCGAATGCTCGTGCTCGACAGAGCCTCCGGAGCACACACCGACTCCAGCTTTGCGACTCTACCCTCACTGCTGCAACCCGGCGACGTGCTCGTGCTCAACGATAGCCGCGTCATCCCTGCACGCCTTTACGCACAACGCGCTACATCGCGCGGCAAACAGCAGCCTACCGGCCAGATCGAGGTACTGCTCACATCTCCCGATGCAGCAGGGAATTGGAACACCCTCGTACGTCCCGGTCGCAAAGTGCGCGTAGGAGACCAGCTTGAATTTTCCTCTGCGAAGGGCGAAGTCGTACTCCGTGCCGAGGTGCTCCATCGCGACGAATTCGGGGAACGTCTGCTGCGTTTTGAGCCTGTCCAGGATTTCTTCGCAGCCATCGACGAGATCGGCCACATGCCGCTTCCACCCTACATCCATCGCGACGATGCGAACGCAGACCGCGAGCGCTATCAGACCGTCTTCGCCGCCGAACGCGGTTCCGTGGCTGCTCCCACCGCAGGCCTGCACTTCACGCCCACAGTACTGCAATCGCTCGAATCCAAAGGCGTGGAAATTGCCAAAGTAACCCTGCACGTAGGCCTCGGAACCTTCGCTCCTCTGCGCGTCGAAAACCTGGACGAAATCCATCTCCATCGCGAACGCTACACACTCTCCACGAATGCAGCAGACGCCCTCAATCGTGCGCATCAAGAAGGCCGCCGCATCGTCGCCGTAGGCACCACCGCAGTTCGCACCCTGGAGCACTGCGCCGAGGCCGCCAACGGAGCCCCGCTCGTTGCGCACACCGGCGAAACCGCCATCTTTATCTCGCCCGGTTTCCAATTCCGGCTGGTAGGTGGCCTGCTGACCAACTTCCATCTTCCGCAGTCCAGCCTTCTCATGCTTGTGAGCGCCTTTGCAGGCCGGGAGAAGGTGCTTGCAGCCTATCGCCACGCCGTTGCGGAGCGCTATCGCTTCTTCAGCTACGGCGACTGCATGTTCATTGCCTAG
- a CDS encoding lysophospholipid acyltransferase family protein, whose product MATEHRTSSLSRFTLGQRLTLAVVPRLVWALLMVVGRTWRFEVIAEDGVTPAFHGFTPRGEIYCFWHQCVLPCAFYFRSTHATILISQSFDGELITRTLELFGFRAVRGSSSRGGREGLLGLRRVLDSGTPAIFTADGPRGPIYKSKLGPIKLAQLTGVPIGAFHLEPKHTWRLGSWDRFLVPMPFTRIAVSWGQWTHVPESADSGTLEASRQQLDATLERARLSAGRHLGLAPEVTS is encoded by the coding sequence GTGGCAACCGAACACAGGACCAGTAGCCTAAGCAGATTCACCCTCGGCCAACGCCTGACGCTGGCCGTCGTGCCGCGTCTCGTCTGGGCTTTGCTGATGGTTGTGGGTCGCACCTGGCGCTTTGAAGTTATTGCCGAGGACGGCGTAACTCCAGCCTTCCACGGCTTCACCCCACGCGGAGAAATCTACTGTTTCTGGCACCAGTGTGTCCTGCCCTGCGCCTTCTATTTCCGCAGTACCCACGCAACGATTCTTATCAGCCAGAGCTTTGACGGAGAACTGATTACCCGCACCCTCGAACTCTTCGGTTTCCGCGCTGTTCGTGGCTCAAGCTCGCGCGGTGGACGCGAAGGTTTACTCGGCCTGCGCCGCGTGCTTGACTCCGGCACACCAGCTATCTTTACCGCCGATGGCCCACGTGGCCCCATCTATAAATCCAAGCTCGGTCCCATCAAGCTTGCCCAACTAACAGGTGTTCCCATCGGCGCATTTCATCTCGAACCAAAACATACGTGGAGACTAGGCTCATGGGACCGCTTTCTCGTGCCCATGCCCTTCACGCGAATAGCCGTCAGTTGGGGCCAATGGACGCACGTACCCGAGTCTGCTGATAGCGGCACATTGGAAGCCTCTCGCCAGCAACTCGACGCAACGCTGGAACGCGCTCGTCTATCGGCCGGCCGGCATCTCGGCCTCGCGCCCGAGGTCACATCGTGA
- a CDS encoding ABC transporter permease, which yields MRNIVLIAKREYLEQIRSRTFRITTVLVPGLFALAIFVGFISGEISGNDKHVVVASADTTLATEIRKQLLEDKDSKSTVDIYAPIAAGELTANDKAALIHQVDEKQIDGFLWVDTHADASPKAIYDAQSSGDFITANRLESALNHALIRRRITQRGVPEADVESLMKKVDIDTAQIKNGVEVKSNALSSIYTAYAMAFLLTMTTMVYGLNVGRSVIQEKTSRIFEVMLATVKPSEMLAGKLIGVGTVGLTQIAIWMVTASIFAATALGERLLTVDLAIHISWIQIVLFAVYFLLGYAFNSALFAGLGATLETEQELQQYSPLAAVPVWLSFSMIMLISTNPSSKWVLLVSLFPPCTPIVMFLRMGSQMPPAWQIWLSIGLMLAAVLAVIWFATRLYRIGILMYGKRATIPEILRWLRYS from the coding sequence ATGCGTAATATCGTTCTAATCGCAAAGCGTGAGTACCTTGAGCAGATACGCAGCCGCACCTTCCGCATCACAACTGTTCTCGTGCCCGGCCTCTTCGCCCTTGCAATCTTCGTCGGATTCATCTCGGGCGAGATCTCTGGCAACGATAAGCATGTCGTAGTCGCTTCAGCCGATACAACTCTCGCTACCGAGATCCGTAAACAGTTGCTCGAAGATAAAGATTCGAAATCCACCGTCGATATCTATGCGCCGATAGCCGCAGGCGAACTCACCGCCAACGATAAAGCCGCCCTCATTCATCAAGTGGACGAGAAGCAAATCGACGGCTTCCTATGGGTCGATACGCACGCAGACGCCAGTCCCAAAGCTATCTATGATGCGCAAAGCTCCGGCGACTTCATCACTGCGAACCGCCTTGAATCCGCGTTGAATCACGCCTTGATCCGCCGCCGTATCACCCAGCGCGGAGTGCCTGAGGCTGACGTCGAGTCGCTCATGAAAAAAGTGGATATCGACACAGCGCAAATCAAAAATGGCGTGGAAGTGAAGAGCAATGCCCTGTCATCCATCTACACCGCATATGCAATGGCCTTTCTGCTCACGATGACCACAATGGTCTATGGGTTAAACGTAGGCCGCTCCGTCATTCAGGAGAAGACCTCGCGCATCTTCGAGGTCATGCTCGCTACCGTCAAGCCCAGCGAAATGCTCGCCGGTAAACTCATCGGCGTAGGCACTGTAGGTCTAACTCAGATCGCCATCTGGATGGTTACAGCCTCCATCTTCGCGGCAACTGCCCTGGGCGAACGACTTCTCACCGTCGACCTGGCTATTCATATTTCATGGATACAGATCGTTCTCTTTGCCGTTTATTTTCTGCTTGGCTACGCATTTAACTCCGCACTCTTCGCGGGTCTCGGAGCAACGCTTGAGACCGAGCAGGAGCTGCAGCAGTATTCGCCGTTGGCCGCCGTACCCGTCTGGCTCAGCTTCAGCATGATCATGCTGATCTCCACCAACCCCAGCTCAAAATGGGTGTTGCTGGTATCGCTCTTTCCTCCCTGCACACCCATCGTTATGTTTCTTCGCATGGGCTCACAGATGCCGCCGGCATGGCAGATCTGGCTTTCAATTGGATTGATGCTCGCTGCAGTTCTGGCCGTAATCTGGTTTGCCACGCGCCTCTATCGCATCGGCATTCTCATGTACGGCAAACGAGCGACGATCCCGGAAATCCTGCGCTGGCTGCGCTACAGCTAA